Proteins from a single region of Kluyveromyces lactis strain NRRL Y-1140 chromosome C complete sequence:
- the ATX1 gene encoding copper metallochaperone ATX1 (highly similar to uniprot|P38636 Saccharomyces cerevisiae YNL259C ATX1 Cytosolic copper metallochaperone that transports copper to the secretory vesicle copper transporter Ccc2p for eventual insertion into Fet3p, which is a multicopper oxidase required for high-affinity iron uptake), producing the protein MSSTNHYQFNVQMSCSGCSSAVERALSKLEPEVSKTEISLEKQTVDVYTSLPYDTVLEKIKKTGKEVISGTTLN; encoded by the coding sequence ATGTCATCAACTAATCATTACCAATTCAACGTTCAAATGTCCTGCAGTGGTTGCTCAAGCGCTGTTGAAAGAGCTTTGAGCAAGCTAGAACCAGAAGTTTCCAAAACTGAAATCTCGTTGGAAAAACAAACCGTTGATGTTTACACTTCTTTGCCATATGATACtgttcttgaaaagatcaagaaaacTGGTAAGGAAGTCATCAGTGGCACTACGTTAAATTAA
- the LIN1 gene encoding U5 snRNP complex subunit LIN1 (some similarities with uniprot|P38852 Saccharomyces cerevisiae YHR156C LIN1 Nuclear protein that physically interacts with Irr1p a component of the cohesin complex may link together proteins involved in chromosome segregation mRNA splicing and DNA replication) — MNVNKGSSDQNDRSVITKSKDKLQVKKTDFNADSYDDHFEESDYQDISCSDDSSDNEEEIEDFVRRGQTETDEIFDGNSSEISESDSAVADDSVSEEEINGSNVQIEAFNMEEELKNGTVDKVGNATGKTINDDFENEDQWIQDFSSKESIKRAREAHENSQTLQRKKRARMLYRLEEVLEQLYYFVPRGKTIQEALILLQQLRKSLPKEHKERTKYIANAIQIILTLVNVLEQKGIDNPMQLQKEGIRELYDEENLMGSTIDDVESKNWVFKWFADFETAHESFSNYEMQTWKEKYFNSSVVVKRKCDTDETDHWYHVDCIYFM; from the coding sequence ATGAATGTAAATAAGGGATCATCTGATCAAAATGATAGATCTGTAATTACCAAATCTAAGGATAAGCTTCAGGTCAAAAAGACTGACTTCAACGCAGATAGCTATGACGATCACTTCGAGGAATCAGACTACCAGGACATTTCTTGCAGCGACGACAGTAGcgataatgaagaagaaatagaagaTTTCGTACGAAGAGGTCAAACCGAAACCgatgaaatctttgatggAAATTCCTCAGAGATTTCAGAATCTGACAGCGCTGTTGCTGATGATTCAgtatcagaagaagaaataaatggTAGTAACGTACAAATAGAAGCCTTCAAcatggaagaagaactgaaaaatgGGACCGTAGACAAGGTAGGGAATGCTACGGGAAAAACTataaatgatgattttgaaaatgagGACCAATGGATCCAAGACTTTTCTTCGAAGGAGTCAATTAAAAGGGCAAGAGAAGCTCATGAAAATAGCCAAACTCTACAACGGAAGAAGAGGGCTAGGATGTTATACAGACTAGAAGAAGTTCTCGAACAATTGTACTATTTTGTACCGAGAGGGAAGACAATTCAAGAAGCATTGATTTTGCTTCAACAACTACGGAAAAGTTTACCAAAAGAACATAAGGAACGTACAAAATACATTGCGAACGCAATACAGATCATTCTAACTTTAGTAAATGTGCTGGAACAGAAGGGTATAGACAATCCCATGCAATTGCAGAAAGAAGGAATAAGGGAGTtatatgatgaagaaaatctCATGGGATCAACAATTGACGACGTTGAAAGTAAAAACTGGGTCTTCAAATGGTTTGCAGACTTTGAAACGGCTCatgaatcattttcaaactACGAAATGCAAACCTGGAAGGAAAAATACTTCAACAGTAGTGTTGTGGTAAAGAGAAAATGTGACACTGATGAAACTGACCATTGGTATCATGTTGATTGTATTTACTTTATGTAA
- the DSL1 gene encoding Dsl1p (weakly similar to uniprot|P53847 Saccharomyces cerevisiae YNL258C DSL1 Endoplasmic reticulum (ER)-localized peripheral membrane protein required for Golgi-to-ER retrograde traffic component of the ER target site that interacts with coatomer the major component of the COPI vesicle protein coat) gives MATLEKLLNDLLSDTSALSQAIEADPQFKSSDSVHPKPNSKLLEEVLREDSDLTKDLAKYNQYKILSDLLKEFNTNYELNELENCYYSLQNIHKKFKDVNISGESFRFQQSVATYIDCLHLNVLERFKEVSNMFYTISGNEMMFKKTIELDSVEFNFDEMVELFENNFFDHNMIDQTHWFIASTNLETYKDKEIVLLQEILDDTVKLNPLIKFFKEFVFDEKCIMVRAEPGKLTLATSEYNSLDQIKSYQTLTTFIENDLSKHAKESVMIHFGNVLLTELLKIIRANPELLSNDKEQTTEIISSIHDSLTKISEETEWAYDGFELNRILKDENIYTTLKFESMMQQRVIQIRSIPEEEYHELVSVQFKTDGGKYEKGEKQDLELSEKKTENGKDTESWGWNENQDSDEHDGWDEELDIDVDNVPIQVSVFVQSAAKVFTEFEQGCDTIGRSKVESIYLYKFNLLQTAFFAMVSEKVNDWTQLYKDVRYLYTENPKLLQLMELNSRRLDLNLNLIKKTIYKLVNDQLQELKDNERTPDWDITISSLLPYLKKTALPTLYKLEDNTILVALIRYIVHDLVIDNILHWRVISEKSSENLSEFIMLLLSGLEIPRLNLIETYRHSREKLGILSKILTAHLKDILEMFYEGEFFLFETDEIVQWIILLFADTPTRRDCIDEIRRVREEATD, from the coding sequence ATGGCCACTCTGGAGAAGCTGTTGAATGATTTATTGAGTGACACGTCAGCTCTTTCTCAAGCAATTGAGGCGGATCCTCAATTCAAGAGTTCGGATTCAGTTCATCCCAaaccaaattcaaaattaCTCGAAGAAGTACTGAGAGAGGATTCGGATCTTACCAAAGATTTAGCAAAATACAATCAGTATAAAATACTCTCTGATTTACTCAAAGAGTTTAACACAAACTACGAACTCAACGAACTAGAAAACTGCTATTATTCATTACAAAATATCCATAAGAAGTTTAAAGATGTCAACATTTCTGGTGAGAGTTTTAGGTTCCAGCAATCTGTTGCAACTTACATCGACTGCCTTCATTTGAACGTATTAGAGAGGTTCAAGGAAGTATCCAATATGTTTTACACCATATCTGGAAATGAAATGATGTTCAAAAAGACGATTGAATTAGATTCGGTTGAGTTTAACTTTGATGAGATGGTAGAgttatttgaaaacaatttctttgatcacAATATGATTGATCAAACGCATTGGTTCATTGCAAGTACCAATTTAGAAACATACAAGGATAAAGAGATTGTCCTTCTTCAAGAGATTTTAGACGACACTGTTAAGTTGAACCCTCTTATAAAGTTCTTTAAGGAATTTGTCTTTGATGAGAAATGTATCATGGTAAGGGCAGAACCGGGGAAATTAACACTTGCTACCTCAGAATATAATTCGTTAGATCAAATTAAAAGCTACCAAACTTTGACAACTTTCATTGAAAACGATCTTAGTAAGCACGCAAAAGAAAGCGTTATGATTCACTTTGGGAACGTTCTGTTGACTGAGTTACTCAAAATCATTCGTGCAAACCCGGAATTACTATCAAACGATAAAGAGCAAACAACAGAGATTATATCCAGCATTCATGACTCGTTGACTAAGATTTcagaagaaactgaatGGGCATACGATGGATTTGAGCTTAACAGAATTCTTAAGGACGAGAATATTTATACTACCCTTAAGTTCGAGTCCATGATGCAACAGAGAGTAATTCAAATTCGTTCTATCCCTGAAGAAGAGTATCATGAATTAGTTTCAGTGCAGTTCAAGACAGATGGTGGCAAATATGAGAAAGGTGAGAAACAGGATCTTGAGCTGtccgaaaagaaaacagaaaacgGCAAAGACACCGAAAGCTGGGGATGGAATGAAAATCAAGATAGTGATGAGCATGATGGCTGGGATGAAGAGCTAGACATAGATGTAGACAATGTTCCTATACAGGTATCTGTATTCGTCCAATCTGCAGCGAAAGTATTTACTGAATTTGAACAAGGTTGCGATACCATAGGGCGTTCGAAAGTGGAATCAATATACCTTTATAAGTTCAACCTGCTACAAACGGCCTTTTTCGCTATGGTCTCGGAAAAAGTCAATGATTGGACCCAGTTATACAAGGATGTCAGATACCTATATACCGAGAATCCAAAGTTACTGCAATTGATGGAATTAAACTCCAGACGTTTGGACCTCAATCTCAATTTGATCAAGAAGACCATCTACAAATTGGTAAATGACCAATTACAGGAGCTTAAGGACAATGAGAGAACCCCAGACTGGGACATTACCATATCTTCATTACTTCCATACCTTAAAAAAACTGCATTACCCACGCTTTACAAGTTAGAAGACAATACAATACTTGTCGCTTTGATAAGATATATCGTACATGATTTGGTAATAGACAATATCTTGCATTGGAGAGTGATCTCAGAGAAGAGCTCCGAAAATTTATCAGAATTTATCATGCTCCTACTTTCTGGCCTAGAGATCCCAAGACTCAACCTCATCGAAACATACCGCCATTCTCGCGAAAAATTGGGAATACTAAGCAAGATCCTTACCGCGCACCTCAAGGATATATTAGAGATGTTCTACGAGGGAGAGTTCTTTTTATTCGAAACTGATGAGATCGTTCAATGGATCATCCTTCTCTTCGCTGACACTCCAACAAGAAGAGACTGCATCGATGAAATCAGAAGGGTAAGAGAAGAAGCTACCGATTGA
- the ORC5 gene encoding origin recognition complex subunit 5 (similar to uniprot|P50874 Saccharomyces cerevisiae YNL261W ORC5 Subunit of the origin recognition complex which directs DNA replication by binding to replication origins and is also involved in transcriptional silencing), producing MVRPDVRYREEQLDFLEAFVDADPKLSPPILFIEGPHGSGKTHTLKKFFACNEEIMNILLPAKDLIYSKSTCQRLATCLRQLLLKQFPSVETTDLDPFEAEDVYLLQKFINKLFIRFNHLVERVNLYVILDGLDDNSQVNLETPTQLMALPGSILPQAMIQLRLIISFSKSSFLSNYSTFKVPTIFFPKYKPLEIEYIVSQTPGFSDDPLLLEKMDEIGCGNTEQFRSEIFEKYIHFLIESLIVYTGYDPTALIDIMRIKWRCFVRSLNQENIKNTVQLYKSNLELFNKPNERLIPQTSRSDQNSLSGTGSVGYSSHSLCFMAKYLLIAAYLASYLNHRYDSKVFSKKSHLRGGRSSYGRRSKPANNPRYLQPSGFSLERMLAIFQSIYPVRVSKELSPDFFQRDVHMKANVEVYENVSELITSQLLTGLNMHKLGYLHERLKFKVNVTWDYILLVAGSVDFDISEYFSDVVE from the coding sequence AGTTTTTTGCTTgcaatgaagaaatcatgaACATTTTACTACCAGCGAAAGATCTGATATATAGCAAATCCACCTGTCAGCGGTTGGCTACATGTCTGCGTCAATTGCTACTGAAACAATTTCCTAGTGTGGAAACCACTGATCTTGATCCATTTGAAGCCGAGGACGTATATCTTTTGCAGaaatttatcaataaaTTGTTTATCCGATTTAATCACTTGGTAGAACGCGTTAACCTTTATGTTATACTCGATGGGCTGGATGATAATTCACAGGTGAACTTGGAAACACCTACGCAACTCATGGCATTACCTGGATCTATTCTTCCACAAGCGATGATTCAACTTCGGTTAATAATCTCGTTCTCCAAATCCTCATTCTTGTCCAATTACTCAACGTTCAAGGTTCCCACGATCTTCTTCCCCAAATATAAACCACTGGAGATTGAATATATTGTATCACAAACACCAGGTTTCTCGGATGACCCGCTGttattggaaaaaatgGATGAGATAGGATGCGGAAATACAGAACAATTCAGGAGTGAAATCTTCGAAAAATATATCCATTTCCTGATAGAATCATTAATTGTATATACAGGTTATGACCCCACTGCACTGATAGACATAATGAGAATTAAATGGAGGTGCTTTGTACGATCTTTAAATCAAGAGAACATTAAAAATACAGTACAGTTATACAAATCTAACCTGGAGCTATTCAATAAACCTAACGAAAGACTAATACCACAAACCAGCCGTTCGGATCAAAATTCACTAAGTGGTACCGGGTCTGTTGGTTATTCAAGCCattctctttgtttcatGGCAAAATATCTTCTAATAGCCGCATATTTGGCAtcatatttgaatcatcGGTACGACTCTAAAGTCTTCTCCAAGAAGAGTCATCTAAGGGGGGGTAGATCATCTTATGGGAGAAGAAGCAAACCAGCGAATAACCCGAGATACCTTCAACCATCAGGCTTTTCTCTTGAGAGAATGCTGGCAATTTTCCAATCGATATACCCAGTCAGAGTTTCGAAGGAATTGTCTCcagatttctttcaaagagatGTTCATATGAAAGCAAATGTGGAAGTCTACGAAAACGTGTCCGAATTGATTACTTCTCAACTTCTTACCGGTCTGAACATGCACAAATTGGGGTATCTTCACGAAAGACTTAAGTTTAAAGTTAACGTCACTTGGGATTACATATTACTAGTGGCTGGCAgtgttgattttgatatttcagaATATTTCAGTGATGTTGTGGAATAA
- the LTO1 gene encoding ribosome biosynthesis protein LTO1 (weakly similar to uniprot|P53846 Saccharomyces cerevisiae YNL260C Protein required for cell viability): MDFDELLNLEQEFYQEGYEEGRNENLKHNLLEGKQYGLQVGFQRFQLLGIIYGISDVLIQKFDDAALQKNAKVIKDLIEEIQMDNNQENVAIYEKSIFKIRNKFRLVLMSLHKNISSIDSSSDRLTLEKIESLSREIAGKLHGYTEDDSGSNNETMMQDQTTDW, encoded by the coding sequence ATGGATTTTGATgagttgttgaatttggaaCAAGAGTTCTATCAAGAAGGGTACGAGGAAGGCAGGAATGAAAATCTTAAACATAATCTACTTGAAGGTAAACAGTATGGGTTGCAGGTGGGGTTTCAAAGGTTTCAACTTTTAGGAATCATATATGGGATAAGTGACGTGCTGATACAAAAATTCGACGACGCAGCTTTACAGAAGAATGCGAAGGTAATAAAAGACcttattgaagaaatccaGATGGATAATAATCAGGAAAATGTGGCCATATATGAGAAAAGTATATTCAAGATACGGAACAAATTTAGGTTGGTGCTAATGAGTTTACACAAAAacatttcatcaattgattcttcatctgatAGATTAACGTTAGAAAAGATAGAAAGTTTGTCAAGAGAGATAGCTGGAAAACTTCATGGTTACACGGAAGACGATTCGGGGAGCAATAATGAAACTATGATGCAAGACCAAACCACGGATTGGTAA